A stretch of DNA from Clostridia bacterium:
CTGACCAAGCAGGATTTTATAGATATCCTGACCAAAACAGATAATGCTATAACCAAGCAATATGTAAGTTTGCTTGAAGTGGATAATGTAAGACTTATCTTCAAAGATGACGCCATTGCAGAAATCGCAGAAATTGCAGCACTTGAAAATGAAACCAGCGAAAATATCGGCGCAAGACGCTTGCATACTATTTTGGAATATCTGTTAGAAGACATATCCTTTAATGCAGGTGGAGATCATCCTATGGTCGATGTGGTTATTGATAAAAAGTATGTTGACGAGCATTTGAAAAACACTATTAAAAAATACGATTTGAAAAAATACATTTTATAAAAATTAATATTTGATTAATAAAAGCGGTTCAAAAGAATTCTTTTGAACCGCTTTTTTATATTATAATGATACTTATGCACATTATGAGCGGGAGGATAAAAATCATGGCAAAATATGAAAAAACTATTTCAGGTAATTTAGAACAAGTAGCACATCGTTTGCAACAAAAAATCCTTAGCAGCGTATTGTCAATGAACTTGGTTGATGAAAGTCACTATGAACATGAAGATTTTAAAGTTATCGTTCAGGTTTATGATAAATACTTTTATAGGAATAAAAGCAGAGCAAGCTTGACTTTGACACTGGTCAATCATAATAATGATATTTTTGTTTCAGCTATAGGTGCAGGCGGAGGACAAGGCATTATCTTTAACTTCAGTCTGGGTGCAGAAGACGAAATGATGGATGTTGTAAAAGATTGCATAGAGGATATAGATTAATTTGAGCATTTAATAGTGATGATTGGAATATGCGGCTTATTATTAAATCGAAAAGAAATAACGCTGTTGCCTATTCCTCGCGACACAATCATTTTGACATCGATTGATTCATACAAGCCCGAATCATATTTTGGGAAAAAGCCTTGATTTGGGGCATAAAAACCTTTGCCAAAAAATCTAAATTGACCGCCATGCGCATGTCCTGTAAGCACCAGATGCGGTTTTATAGTGTTAAAATCAGAAATATAATTTGGCCATTTTTCTGGTCTGTGAGCCAATAGTA
This window harbors:
- a CDS encoding DUF6054 family protein — protein: MAKYEKTISGNLEQVAHRLQQKILSSVLSMNLVDESHYEHEDFKVIVQVYDKYFYRNKSRASLTLTLVNHNNDIFVSAIGAGGGQGIIFNFSLGAEDEMMDVVKDCIEDID